Proteins from one Calonectris borealis chromosome 39, bCalBor7.hap1.2, whole genome shotgun sequence genomic window:
- the FUS gene encoding RNA-binding protein FUS, with the protein MASNDYSQTATQSYGAYPTPPGQGYSQQSSQPYGQQSYSGYSQSTDTSAYGQNSYSSSYGQTQSSYSTQSTPQAYGSTSGYGGGQSSQTSYGQPSSYPSYSQPPAASSSTGSYGSSSQSSSYGQPPSSGYNQQSSYSGQQQSYSQQSSYNPPQSYSQQSQYNSGGGSGSSSYGQEQSSMSGGGGGGYQDQSGYGGGQQERSRGRGGYGRGGYDRGGRGSRGGRGGNLGGGERGGFNKFGGPRDQGPRHDPGEQDNSDNNTIFVQGLGENVTIESVADYFKQIGIIKTNKKTGQPMINLYTDRETGKLKGEATVSFDDPPSAKAAIDWFDGKEFSGNPIKVSFATRRADFNRGGGGGRGGRGRGGPMGRGGFGGGNSGSGGGNRGGFPSGGGGQQRAGDWKCPNPACENMNFSWRNECNQCKAPKPDGPGAPHMGKYPGGGRGGNHMGGGGGGFGEERRGGRGGFDRGGYRGGRGGDRGGFRGGRGGDRGGFGPGKMDSRGDHRQDRRERPY; encoded by the exons ATGGCCTCCAACg ACTACAGCCAGACGGCGACGCAGAG ctACGGGGCGTACCCCACCCCGCCGGGGCAGGGCTACTcgcagcagagcagccagccctATGGCCAGCAGAGCTACAGCGGTTACAGCCAGTCGACCGACACCTCTGCCTACGGCCAGAACAGCTACAGCTCCTCCTACGGCCAGACCCAGAGCA GTTACAGTACCCAGTCGACCCCCCAAGCCTACGGCAGCACCAGCGGCTACGGCGGTGGGCAGAGCTCGCAGACCTCCTACGGGCAACCGTCCTCCTACCCCAGCTACTCCCAGCCACCAGCGGCCAGCTCCTCCACTGGCAG CTATGGGAGCAGCTCGCAAAGCTCCAGCTACGGCCAACCCCCCAGCAGCGGCTATAACCAACAGTCGAGCTACAGCGGGCAGCAGCAGAGCTACAGCCAGCAGTCCTCCTACAACCCGCCCCAGAGCTACAGCCAGCAGAGCCAGTACAACAGTGGAGGCGGCAGCGGAT CCAGCAGCTACGGGCAGGAACAGTCGTCCATgagcggtggcggcggcggcggttacCAGGATCAGAGCGGCTACGGGGGCGGGCAGCAGGAGCGGAGCCGCGGCCGGGGCGGTTACGGCCGAGGCGGCTACGACCGCGGGGGCCGCGggagccggggcggccgcggaggcAACCTCGG CGGTGGTGAGCGTGGTGGCTTCAATAAATTTGGTG GACCCCGGGACCAAGGGCCGCGGCATGATCCTG GCGAGCAGGATAACTCGGACAACAACACCATTTTCGTGCAGGGGCTGGGCGAGAACGTCACCATCGAGTCGGTGGCCGACTACTTCAAGCAGATTGGCATCATTAAG ACCAACAAGAAGACGGGGCAGCCCATGATCAACCTCTACACGGACCGGGAGACGGGCAAGCTGAAGGGGGAGGCCACCGTCTCCTTCGACGACCCCCCTTCCGCCAAAGCCGCCATCGACTGGTTTGACG GCAAAGAGTTCTCCGGCAACCCCATCAAGGTGTCCTTCGCCACCCGCCGCGCCGACTTCAACCGCGGcggtgggggcggccggggcggccgtGGCCGAGGAG GCCCCATGGGACGTGGCGGCTTCGGCGGTGGCAACAGCGGCTCCGGCGGGGGCAACCGGGGTGGCTTCcccagcggcggcgggggccagCAGCGCGCCGGCGACTGGAAGTGCCCCAACCC AGCGTGCGAGAACATGAACTTCTCGTGGCGCAACGAGTGCAACCAGTGCAAGGCCCCCAAGCCCGACGGGCCCGGCGCGCCCCACATGGGTAAATAcccggggggcggccgcggcgggaaCCACATGG gcggtggcggcggcgggttCGGCGAGGAACGACGCGGTGGACGCGGAGGCTTCGATCGTGGCGGCTAcaggggcggccggggcggagATCGGGGCGGATTCCGCGGGGGGAGAGGCGGCGACCGAGGCGGCTTTGGGCCAGGGAAGATGGATTCCAG GGGCGACCACCGGCAGGACCGCCGCGAGAGGCCCTACTGA
- the LOC142074634 gene encoding uncharacterized protein LOC142074634 isoform X1, giving the protein MGRPGPGPVLLLLPLLLLLLGGHQGTVVADESVPCGTPVRTRVVGGSGARAGQWPWQVSVAFRGRHVCGGSLIAPAWVLTAAHCFPPENTLSEYRVTLGALQLLSPPADAQVRRVAAVTRHPAYRDGEVTEGHGDVAGDLALAQLDPPATPTRLVRPICLPGPAVRFPPGTNCTVTGWGDVHTAGQCHPGTGDAVVTGRGGAASVYVGWGHWSPGLVALGAPTEVGTLLSPSTGNTRGCWGQVGDTCRQVWWYWEVGDRLGTLLSPVAVAFPSPVRAGDSCYQQRWRCQHLGVLGDRLGTPLSPGCPCRSPAAPQDAAAAGGAAPQPPALPLPLRGDGGRGRPGDTRGGHPLRRLPPGTARRLPG; this is encoded by the exons atggggcggccggggccggggccggtcctgctgctgctgccgctgctgctgctgctgctggggg GTCACCAGGGGACGGTGGTGGCAGATGAGTCAG tgCCATGCGGGACCCCCGTGCGCACGCGGGtggtggggggctcgggggcgcgggcggggcagTGGCCCTGGCAGGTCAGCGTCGCCTTCCGGGGGCGTCACGTCTGCGGGGGGTCCCTCATCGCCCCCGCCTGGGTCCTCACCGCCGCACACTGCTTCCCGCC GGAGAACACCCTCTCCGAGTACCGGGTGACGCTGGGGGCCCTGCAGCTCCTGTCCCCCCCCGCCGACGCCCAGGTGAGGCGGGTGGCCGCCGTCACCCGCCACCCCGCCTACCGCGACGGGGAGGTCACCGAGGGGCACGGTGACGTCGCCGGGGACCTGGCGCTGGCCCAGCTggacccccccgccacccccacccgCCTGGTGCGCCCCATctgcctgcccggccccgccgtccGCTTCCCCCCTGGCACCAACTGCACCGTCACCGGCTGGGGGGACGTCCACACCGCCGGTCAGTGTCACCCGGGGACGGGGGACGCGGTTGTCACCGGGCGCGGCGGTGCTGCTAGCGTCTACGTGGGTTGGGGACACTGGTCACCAGGTTTGGTGGCGCTGGGAGCACCCACAGAGGTTGGGACACTGTTGTCACCAAGCACTGGGAACACCCGTGGATGttggggacaggttggggacactTGTCGCCAGGTCTGGTGGTATTGGGAGGttggggacaggttggggacgcTGTTGTCACCAGTCGCGGTGGCATTTCCATCACCTGTGAGGGCTGGGGACAGTTGTTACCAGCAGCGGTGGCGCTGCCAGCACCTCGGGGTGTtaggggacaggctggggacacCCTTGTCACCGGGGTGTCCCTGCAGGTCCCCTGCCGCCCCCCAAGacgctgcagcagctggaggtgcCGCTCCTCAGCCACCGGCGCTGCCGCTGCCTCTACGCGGGGACGGGGGGCGCGGACGGCCTGGGGACACCCGCGGGGGACACCCTCTGCGCCGGCTTCCCCCAGGGACAGCGCGACGCCTGCCAG ggtgA
- the LOC142074634 gene encoding serine protease 33-like isoform X2 — MGRPGPGPVLLLLPLLLLLLGGHQGTVVADESVPCGTPVRTRVVGGSGARAGQWPWQVSVAFRGRHVCGGSLIAPAWVLTAAHCFPPENTLSEYRVTLGALQLLSPPADAQVRRVAAVTRHPAYRDGEVTEGHGDVAGDLALAQLDPPATPTRLVRPICLPGPAVRFPPGTNCTVTGWGDVHTAGPLPPPKTLQQLEVPLLSHRRCRCLYAGTGGADGLGTPAGDTLCAGFPQGQRDACQGDSGGPLSCRVGDTWLLAGVVSWGEACGLPGRPGVYTRAAAHAAWIAATVPEAPLRHPHLAPFEEDDGPCEDGDSAEAWPRPLPPNGSGSTGAAHPAARPGHLLLLLGLLLPLGLR; from the exons atggggcggccggggccggggccggtcctgctgctgctgccgctgctgctgctgctgctggggg GTCACCAGGGGACGGTGGTGGCAGATGAGTCAG tgCCATGCGGGACCCCCGTGCGCACGCGGGtggtggggggctcgggggcgcgggcggggcagTGGCCCTGGCAGGTCAGCGTCGCCTTCCGGGGGCGTCACGTCTGCGGGGGGTCCCTCATCGCCCCCGCCTGGGTCCTCACCGCCGCACACTGCTTCCCGCC GGAGAACACCCTCTCCGAGTACCGGGTGACGCTGGGGGCCCTGCAGCTCCTGTCCCCCCCCGCCGACGCCCAGGTGAGGCGGGTGGCCGCCGTCACCCGCCACCCCGCCTACCGCGACGGGGAGGTCACCGAGGGGCACGGTGACGTCGCCGGGGACCTGGCGCTGGCCCAGCTggacccccccgccacccccacccgCCTGGTGCGCCCCATctgcctgcccggccccgccgtccGCTTCCCCCCTGGCACCAACTGCACCGTCACCGGCTGGGGGGACGTCCACACCGCCG GTCCCCTGCCGCCCCCCAAGacgctgcagcagctggaggtgcCGCTCCTCAGCCACCGGCGCTGCCGCTGCCTCTACGCGGGGACGGGGGGCGCGGACGGCCTGGGGACACCCGCGGGGGACACCCTCTGCGCCGGCTTCCCCCAGGGACAGCGCGACGCCTGCCAG ggtgACTCGGGGGGTCCCCTCTCCTGCCGGGTGGGGGACACCTGGCTGCTGGCGGGGGTGGTGAGCTGGGGGGAGGCCTGCGggctgcccggccgccccggcgtCTACACCCGCGCCGCCGCCCACGCCGCCTGGATCGCCGCCACCGTCCCCGAGGCCCCCCTGCGTCACCCCCACCTCGCCCCCTTCGAGGAGGACGATGGCCCCTGCGAGGATGGGGACTCTGCCGAGgcctggccccggcccctgccccccAACGGAAGTGGCAGCACCGGTgccgcccacccagccgctcgccccGGCCACCTCCTGCTGTTGCTGGGGCTCCTGCTGCCCCTCGGCCTCCGCTGA